A portion of the Macrobrachium nipponense isolate FS-2020 chromosome 12, ASM1510439v2, whole genome shotgun sequence genome contains these proteins:
- the LOC135224414 gene encoding uncharacterized protein LOC135224414 isoform X3, protein MSLPSSASCGVCCQLFNNELNRPHNLPCSHHFCAKCIDDLIAQDAMACPNCQKSFKVKSAGDLMVNHALIDCINSFLAVKRKPSKLGSKKNARYQERIDGLKEEVCKSNEEVMADLKHMKEDVERLMKGEEQFQTSLSTLRRYLSEDVLAHFQKLISKIDEHHQKSSNARLKLKDSLKDILKNEGKLVSARKVLDSASTLEDTSAVIDETEDINMDVRDWTDNLKEYVANEDNQLQERNKELKVSEKFHSKLMKLLISEPEEDAFHLIPITGVAASKMDLSSQVTAIGLWEMSIPVKILVEEGRVFALQEKDNTRKSAKITIENGELLLYSLQDEEEPVPNAYYVQYEDVLGLAISKSTVFLDLETKGLSVGRVSILLNDNGRHYDIHKHFTGGSGESYSGTPLQIANRGQLWERALFGYQISEVVSGDVADFSLEHNHVTPGNRGIVWNLNHSRTPPLFGIHMGPCALSYGGHMGNVEEGMDILSDALHWSKDIKEVKVSQCGLVLPTKGAVAS, encoded by the exons ATG TCACTTCCCAGTTCGGCCAGTTGTGGTGTTTGCTGTCAGCTGTTTAACAATGAATTAAATCGCCCTCATAACCTGCCCTGCTCCCATCATTTTTGCGCTAAGTGTATTGATGACCTCATTGCCCAAGATGCGATGGCTTGTCCCAATTGCCAGAAAAGTTTTAAAGTCAAATCGGCCGGAGATTTAATGGTCAATCATGCACTGATTGACTGCATCAATTCATTTTTAGCAGTGAAAAGAAAACCCAGTAAACTTGGGAGTAAGAAGAATGCCAGGTACCAGGAAAGAATCGATGGTCTTAAAGAGGAGGTCTGCAAAAGTAACGAAGAAGTCATGGCGGATCTTAAGCACATGAAGGAAGACGTTGAAAGGCTTATGAAGGGTGAGGAACAATTTCAGACGTCTCTTTCAACTCTGAGACGCTACCTCAGTGAAGATGTTCTTGCTCATTTTCAAAAGCTAATATCTAAGATCGATGAGCATCATCAGAAGTCCAGCAATGCTCGTCTCAAGTTGAAAGACTCTTTGAAAGATAtattgaaaaatgaaggaaaacttgTATCTGCAAGAAAGGTACTGGACTCTGCTTCAACTTTGGAAGATACTTCTGCTGTTATTGATGAAACGGAGGATATCAATATGGACGTCAGAGACTGGACAgataatttaaaagaatatgtAGCAAATGAGGACAACCAACTTCAGGAAAGAAACAAG GAACTGAAGGTATCTGAAAAATTTCATAGCAAGCTTATGAAATTGCTGATCAGTGAACCTGAAGAAGATGCTTTCCATCTCATCCCTATCACAGGAGTTGCTGCAAGCAAGATGGATCTTTCAAGTCAAGTAACA GCTATAGGGCTCTGGGAAATGAGCATCCCTGTAAAAATTCTAGTAGAGGAAGGACGAGTCTTTGCACTCCAGGAAAAGGATAACACAAGAAAGTCTGCCAAAATCACTATTGAAAATGGAGAGCTGCTCCTGTATAGTTTACAAGACGAAGAAGAACCTGTCCCTAATGCCTATTATGTGcag TATGAAGATGTTCTGGGCCTAGCCATCTCTAAAAGTACAGTCTTCCTGGACTTGGAGACTAAAGGATTGTCAGTTGGAAGAGTCTCCATCCTTCTCAATGACAACGGTAGACACTACGACATTCATAAACACTTCACAGGTGGCTCAGGAGAAAGCTATTCCGGTACACCCTTGCAAATAGCTAACAGAGGGCAGCTTTGGGAACGAGCTTTGTTTGGTTACCAGATATCTGAAGTAGTAAGTGGGGATGTAGCAGATTTTTCTCTGGAACATAACCATGTCACCCCAGGCAACAGGGGGATAGTTTGGAACTTGAATCATTCCAGGACACCACCACTGTTTGGTATCCATATGGGTCCATGTGCGCTCAGCTATGGTGGACACATGGGCAATGTGGAAGAAGGTATGGACATCCTGAGTGATGCCCTTCACTGGTCTAAGGATATAAAGGAGGTTAAGGTTAGCCAGTGTGGTTTGGTATTACCTACCAAAGGTGCTGTTGCCAGCTAA
- the LOC135224414 gene encoding uncharacterized protein LOC135224414 isoform X4 encodes MACPNCQKSFKVKSAGDLMVNHALIDCINSFLAVKRKPSKLGSKKNARYQERIDGLKEEVCKSNEEVMADLKHMKEDVERLMKGEEQFQTSLSTLRRYLSEDVLAHFQKLISKIDEHHQKSSNARLKLKDSLKDILKNEGKLVSARKVLDSASTLEDTSAVIDETEDINMDVRDWTDNLKEYVANEDNQLQERNKELKVSEKFHSKLMKLLISEPEEDAFHLIPITGVAASKMDLSSQVTAIGLWEMSIPVKILVEEGRVFALQEKDNTRKSAKITIENGELLLYSLQDEEEPVPNAYYVQYEDVLGLAISKSTVFLDLETKGLSVGRVSILLNDNGRHYDIHKHFTGGSGESYSGTPLQIANRGQLWERALFGYQISEVVSGDVADFSLEHNHVTPGNRGIVWNLNHSRTPPLFGIHMGPCALSYGGHMGNVEEGMDILSDALHWSKDIKEVKVSQCGLVLPTKGAVAS; translated from the exons ATGGCTTGTCCCAATTGCCAGAAAAGTTTTAAAGTCAAATCGGCCGGAGATTTAATGGTCAATCATGCACTGATTGACTGCATCAATTCATTTTTAGCAGTGAAAAGAAAACCCAGTAAACTTGGGAGTAAGAAGAATGCCAGGTACCAGGAAAGAATCGATGGTCTTAAAGAGGAGGTCTGCAAAAGTAACGAAGAAGTCATGGCGGATCTTAAGCACATGAAGGAAGACGTTGAAAGGCTTATGAAGGGTGAGGAACAATTTCAGACGTCTCTTTCAACTCTGAGACGCTACCTCAGTGAAGATGTTCTTGCTCATTTTCAAAAGCTAATATCTAAGATCGATGAGCATCATCAGAAGTCCAGCAATGCTCGTCTCAAGTTGAAAGACTCTTTGAAAGATAtattgaaaaatgaaggaaaacttgTATCTGCAAGAAAGGTACTGGACTCTGCTTCAACTTTGGAAGATACTTCTGCTGTTATTGATGAAACGGAGGATATCAATATGGACGTCAGAGACTGGACAgataatttaaaagaatatgtAGCAAATGAGGACAACCAACTTCAGGAAAGAAACAAG GAACTGAAGGTATCTGAAAAATTTCATAGCAAGCTTATGAAATTGCTGATCAGTGAACCTGAAGAAGATGCTTTCCATCTCATCCCTATCACAGGAGTTGCTGCAAGCAAGATGGATCTTTCAAGTCAAGTAACA GCTATAGGGCTCTGGGAAATGAGCATCCCTGTAAAAATTCTAGTAGAGGAAGGACGAGTCTTTGCACTCCAGGAAAAGGATAACACAAGAAAGTCTGCCAAAATCACTATTGAAAATGGAGAGCTGCTCCTGTATAGTTTACAAGACGAAGAAGAACCTGTCCCTAATGCCTATTATGTGcag TATGAAGATGTTCTGGGCCTAGCCATCTCTAAAAGTACAGTCTTCCTGGACTTGGAGACTAAAGGATTGTCAGTTGGAAGAGTCTCCATCCTTCTCAATGACAACGGTAGACACTACGACATTCATAAACACTTCACAGGTGGCTCAGGAGAAAGCTATTCCGGTACACCCTTGCAAATAGCTAACAGAGGGCAGCTTTGGGAACGAGCTTTGTTTGGTTACCAGATATCTGAAGTAGTAAGTGGGGATGTAGCAGATTTTTCTCTGGAACATAACCATGTCACCCCAGGCAACAGGGGGATAGTTTGGAACTTGAATCATTCCAGGACACCACCACTGTTTGGTATCCATATGGGTCCATGTGCGCTCAGCTATGGTGGACACATGGGCAATGTGGAAGAAGGTATGGACATCCTGAGTGATGCCCTTCACTGGTCTAAGGATATAAAGGAGGTTAAGGTTAGCCAGTGTGGTTTGGTATTACCTACCAAAGGTGCTGTTGCCAGCTAA
- the LOC135224414 gene encoding uncharacterized protein LOC135224414 isoform X2: MMSLPSSASCGVCCQLFNNELNRPHNLPCSHHFCAKCIDDLIAQDAMACPNCQKSFKVKSAGDLMVNHALIDCINSFLAVKRKPSKLGSKKNARYQERIDGLKEEVCKSNEEVMADLKHMKEDVERLMKGEEQFQTSLSTLRRYLSEDVLAHFQKLISKIDEHHQKSSNARLKLKDSLKDILKNEGKLVSARKVLDSASTLEDTSAVIDETEDINMDVRDWTDNLKEYVANEDNQLQERNKELKVSEKFHSKLMKLLISEPEEDAFHLIPITGVAASKMDLSSQVTAIGLWEMSIPVKILVEEGRVFALQEKDNTRKSAKITIENGELLLYSLQDEEEPVPNAYYVQYEDVLGLAISKSTVFLDLETKGLSVGRVSILLNDNGRHYDIHKHFTGGSGESYSGTPLQIANRGQLWERALFGYQISEVVSGDVADFSLEHNHVTPGNRGIVWNLNHSRTPPLFGIHMGPCALSYGGHMGNVEEGMDILSDALHWSKDIKEVKVSQCGLVLPTKGAVAS, translated from the exons ATGATG TCACTTCCCAGTTCGGCCAGTTGTGGTGTTTGCTGTCAGCTGTTTAACAATGAATTAAATCGCCCTCATAACCTGCCCTGCTCCCATCATTTTTGCGCTAAGTGTATTGATGACCTCATTGCCCAAGATGCGATGGCTTGTCCCAATTGCCAGAAAAGTTTTAAAGTCAAATCGGCCGGAGATTTAATGGTCAATCATGCACTGATTGACTGCATCAATTCATTTTTAGCAGTGAAAAGAAAACCCAGTAAACTTGGGAGTAAGAAGAATGCCAGGTACCAGGAAAGAATCGATGGTCTTAAAGAGGAGGTCTGCAAAAGTAACGAAGAAGTCATGGCGGATCTTAAGCACATGAAGGAAGACGTTGAAAGGCTTATGAAGGGTGAGGAACAATTTCAGACGTCTCTTTCAACTCTGAGACGCTACCTCAGTGAAGATGTTCTTGCTCATTTTCAAAAGCTAATATCTAAGATCGATGAGCATCATCAGAAGTCCAGCAATGCTCGTCTCAAGTTGAAAGACTCTTTGAAAGATAtattgaaaaatgaaggaaaacttgTATCTGCAAGAAAGGTACTGGACTCTGCTTCAACTTTGGAAGATACTTCTGCTGTTATTGATGAAACGGAGGATATCAATATGGACGTCAGAGACTGGACAgataatttaaaagaatatgtAGCAAATGAGGACAACCAACTTCAGGAAAGAAACAAG GAACTGAAGGTATCTGAAAAATTTCATAGCAAGCTTATGAAATTGCTGATCAGTGAACCTGAAGAAGATGCTTTCCATCTCATCCCTATCACAGGAGTTGCTGCAAGCAAGATGGATCTTTCAAGTCAAGTAACA GCTATAGGGCTCTGGGAAATGAGCATCCCTGTAAAAATTCTAGTAGAGGAAGGACGAGTCTTTGCACTCCAGGAAAAGGATAACACAAGAAAGTCTGCCAAAATCACTATTGAAAATGGAGAGCTGCTCCTGTATAGTTTACAAGACGAAGAAGAACCTGTCCCTAATGCCTATTATGTGcag TATGAAGATGTTCTGGGCCTAGCCATCTCTAAAAGTACAGTCTTCCTGGACTTGGAGACTAAAGGATTGTCAGTTGGAAGAGTCTCCATCCTTCTCAATGACAACGGTAGACACTACGACATTCATAAACACTTCACAGGTGGCTCAGGAGAAAGCTATTCCGGTACACCCTTGCAAATAGCTAACAGAGGGCAGCTTTGGGAACGAGCTTTGTTTGGTTACCAGATATCTGAAGTAGTAAGTGGGGATGTAGCAGATTTTTCTCTGGAACATAACCATGTCACCCCAGGCAACAGGGGGATAGTTTGGAACTTGAATCATTCCAGGACACCACCACTGTTTGGTATCCATATGGGTCCATGTGCGCTCAGCTATGGTGGACACATGGGCAATGTGGAAGAAGGTATGGACATCCTGAGTGATGCCCTTCACTGGTCTAAGGATATAAAGGAGGTTAAGGTTAGCCAGTGTGGTTTGGTATTACCTACCAAAGGTGCTGTTGCCAGCTAA
- the LOC135224414 gene encoding uncharacterized protein LOC135224414 isoform X5: MADLKHMKEDVERLMKGEEQFQTSLSTLRRYLSEDVLAHFQKLISKIDEHHQKSSNARLKLKDSLKDILKNEGKLVSARKVLDSASTLEDTSAVIDETEDINMDVRDWTDNLKEYVANEDNQLQERNKELKVSEKFHSKLMKLLISEPEEDAFHLIPITGVAASKMDLSSQVTAIGLWEMSIPVKILVEEGRVFALQEKDNTRKSAKITIENGELLLYSLQDEEEPVPNAYYVQYEDVLGLAISKSTVFLDLETKGLSVGRVSILLNDNGRHYDIHKHFTGGSGESYSGTPLQIANRGQLWERALFGYQISEVVSGDVADFSLEHNHVTPGNRGIVWNLNHSRTPPLFGIHMGPCALSYGGHMGNVEEGMDILSDALHWSKDIKEVKVSQCGLVLPTKGAVAS, encoded by the exons ATGGCGGATCTTAAGCACATGAAGGAAGACGTTGAAAGGCTTATGAAGGGTGAGGAACAATTTCAGACGTCTCTTTCAACTCTGAGACGCTACCTCAGTGAAGATGTTCTTGCTCATTTTCAAAAGCTAATATCTAAGATCGATGAGCATCATCAGAAGTCCAGCAATGCTCGTCTCAAGTTGAAAGACTCTTTGAAAGATAtattgaaaaatgaaggaaaacttgTATCTGCAAGAAAGGTACTGGACTCTGCTTCAACTTTGGAAGATACTTCTGCTGTTATTGATGAAACGGAGGATATCAATATGGACGTCAGAGACTGGACAgataatttaaaagaatatgtAGCAAATGAGGACAACCAACTTCAGGAAAGAAACAAG GAACTGAAGGTATCTGAAAAATTTCATAGCAAGCTTATGAAATTGCTGATCAGTGAACCTGAAGAAGATGCTTTCCATCTCATCCCTATCACAGGAGTTGCTGCAAGCAAGATGGATCTTTCAAGTCAAGTAACA GCTATAGGGCTCTGGGAAATGAGCATCCCTGTAAAAATTCTAGTAGAGGAAGGACGAGTCTTTGCACTCCAGGAAAAGGATAACACAAGAAAGTCTGCCAAAATCACTATTGAAAATGGAGAGCTGCTCCTGTATAGTTTACAAGACGAAGAAGAACCTGTCCCTAATGCCTATTATGTGcag TATGAAGATGTTCTGGGCCTAGCCATCTCTAAAAGTACAGTCTTCCTGGACTTGGAGACTAAAGGATTGTCAGTTGGAAGAGTCTCCATCCTTCTCAATGACAACGGTAGACACTACGACATTCATAAACACTTCACAGGTGGCTCAGGAGAAAGCTATTCCGGTACACCCTTGCAAATAGCTAACAGAGGGCAGCTTTGGGAACGAGCTTTGTTTGGTTACCAGATATCTGAAGTAGTAAGTGGGGATGTAGCAGATTTTTCTCTGGAACATAACCATGTCACCCCAGGCAACAGGGGGATAGTTTGGAACTTGAATCATTCCAGGACACCACCACTGTTTGGTATCCATATGGGTCCATGTGCGCTCAGCTATGGTGGACACATGGGCAATGTGGAAGAAGGTATGGACATCCTGAGTGATGCCCTTCACTGGTCTAAGGATATAAAGGAGGTTAAGGTTAGCCAGTGTGGTTTGGTATTACCTACCAAAGGTGCTGTTGCCAGCTAA
- the LOC135224414 gene encoding uncharacterized protein LOC135224414 isoform X1: MMVCICFNPCTDIQIYFWQSLPSSASCGVCCQLFNNELNRPHNLPCSHHFCAKCIDDLIAQDAMACPNCQKSFKVKSAGDLMVNHALIDCINSFLAVKRKPSKLGSKKNARYQERIDGLKEEVCKSNEEVMADLKHMKEDVERLMKGEEQFQTSLSTLRRYLSEDVLAHFQKLISKIDEHHQKSSNARLKLKDSLKDILKNEGKLVSARKVLDSASTLEDTSAVIDETEDINMDVRDWTDNLKEYVANEDNQLQERNKELKVSEKFHSKLMKLLISEPEEDAFHLIPITGVAASKMDLSSQVTAIGLWEMSIPVKILVEEGRVFALQEKDNTRKSAKITIENGELLLYSLQDEEEPVPNAYYVQYEDVLGLAISKSTVFLDLETKGLSVGRVSILLNDNGRHYDIHKHFTGGSGESYSGTPLQIANRGQLWERALFGYQISEVVSGDVADFSLEHNHVTPGNRGIVWNLNHSRTPPLFGIHMGPCALSYGGHMGNVEEGMDILSDALHWSKDIKEVKVSQCGLVLPTKGAVAS, encoded by the exons ATGATG GTGTGTATATGCTTCAATCCATGTACTGATATACAGATCTATTTTTGGCAGTCACTTCCCAGTTCGGCCAGTTGTGGTGTTTGCTGTCAGCTGTTTAACAATGAATTAAATCGCCCTCATAACCTGCCCTGCTCCCATCATTTTTGCGCTAAGTGTATTGATGACCTCATTGCCCAAGATGCGATGGCTTGTCCCAATTGCCAGAAAAGTTTTAAAGTCAAATCGGCCGGAGATTTAATGGTCAATCATGCACTGATTGACTGCATCAATTCATTTTTAGCAGTGAAAAGAAAACCCAGTAAACTTGGGAGTAAGAAGAATGCCAGGTACCAGGAAAGAATCGATGGTCTTAAAGAGGAGGTCTGCAAAAGTAACGAAGAAGTCATGGCGGATCTTAAGCACATGAAGGAAGACGTTGAAAGGCTTATGAAGGGTGAGGAACAATTTCAGACGTCTCTTTCAACTCTGAGACGCTACCTCAGTGAAGATGTTCTTGCTCATTTTCAAAAGCTAATATCTAAGATCGATGAGCATCATCAGAAGTCCAGCAATGCTCGTCTCAAGTTGAAAGACTCTTTGAAAGATAtattgaaaaatgaaggaaaacttgTATCTGCAAGAAAGGTACTGGACTCTGCTTCAACTTTGGAAGATACTTCTGCTGTTATTGATGAAACGGAGGATATCAATATGGACGTCAGAGACTGGACAgataatttaaaagaatatgtAGCAAATGAGGACAACCAACTTCAGGAAAGAAACAAG GAACTGAAGGTATCTGAAAAATTTCATAGCAAGCTTATGAAATTGCTGATCAGTGAACCTGAAGAAGATGCTTTCCATCTCATCCCTATCACAGGAGTTGCTGCAAGCAAGATGGATCTTTCAAGTCAAGTAACA GCTATAGGGCTCTGGGAAATGAGCATCCCTGTAAAAATTCTAGTAGAGGAAGGACGAGTCTTTGCACTCCAGGAAAAGGATAACACAAGAAAGTCTGCCAAAATCACTATTGAAAATGGAGAGCTGCTCCTGTATAGTTTACAAGACGAAGAAGAACCTGTCCCTAATGCCTATTATGTGcag TATGAAGATGTTCTGGGCCTAGCCATCTCTAAAAGTACAGTCTTCCTGGACTTGGAGACTAAAGGATTGTCAGTTGGAAGAGTCTCCATCCTTCTCAATGACAACGGTAGACACTACGACATTCATAAACACTTCACAGGTGGCTCAGGAGAAAGCTATTCCGGTACACCCTTGCAAATAGCTAACAGAGGGCAGCTTTGGGAACGAGCTTTGTTTGGTTACCAGATATCTGAAGTAGTAAGTGGGGATGTAGCAGATTTTTCTCTGGAACATAACCATGTCACCCCAGGCAACAGGGGGATAGTTTGGAACTTGAATCATTCCAGGACACCACCACTGTTTGGTATCCATATGGGTCCATGTGCGCTCAGCTATGGTGGACACATGGGCAATGTGGAAGAAGGTATGGACATCCTGAGTGATGCCCTTCACTGGTCTAAGGATATAAAGGAGGTTAAGGTTAGCCAGTGTGGTTTGGTATTACCTACCAAAGGTGCTGTTGCCAGCTAA